The genomic DNA CTAAAAAGGAGTGAAGACGAGTGACATCAATTCCTTTAAAACCGGAAAATGAACGTTTTACCGATGAACAATGGCAAGCCATTTTTGACCAAGGCGACAACCTGCTTGTTTCGGCTTCCGCCGGCTCAGGTAAGACGACTGTGTTAGTCCGCCGTGTGATCGAAAAGTTGAAAATGGGCGTCAATATCGATGAGTTGCTGATCGTGACATTTACAGAAGCGGCAGCAAGAGAAATGAAAGAGCGGATTCAAGTAGCCTTGCAAGAAGCGGTCAATAGTGAAAGTGATCCGGTCTGGCAAAAACATTTTACGAAACAGCTTGTTTTACTGCCGACCGCAAATATCTCGACACTCCATGCGTTTTGTTTAACGGTGATCCGTAAATATTACTATTTGATCGATATCGATCCAGTCTTTCGGATGCTGACGGATGAAACGGAAACGATCTTGATGAAAGAAGATGTCTGGGATGAGATCAGAGAACAACTTTATGCAGAAAATCGCGAAGGTTTTTTTCAGCTGACGATGAATTTTTCAAATGATCGCTCAGATGACGGTTTGACTAACCTCGTATTTTCTCTCTATGATTTTGCTCGAGCAAATCCTGATCCGTTGGCTTGGTTGGATCGTTTACCAGAAGCGTATCGGCTAGAAGAGGGATTAGCAGCTTCTGCATTGTATCAAGAACAGATCCGGCCACTTGTCTTAGCTGATCTCCTTCATTGTACGCAGTTATACGAAGAAATGGTCGTTTTGGCACAAGAAGAAGGACTTGAAAAGATGTTTGATCAAGTCTCACAAGAGCAAGCAAGTATCCAACAAATCTATGAACGTTTCCTTGGGGATGAGTTGGACGAAGCTTATCAAGCTTTAGAAAACCTGACGTTTTCGACCTTCAAAAGCAGTCGGAAAGCAGAGTTGAAAGAACGTTCTGCTGAAGTCAAAAACTTGCGAGACCGCGCCAAAAAAATCTTACAACAAATTGGCAAAAGCTATTTCCCAGTTTCGCCTGCACAAATCGAAGAGTTGAGTCAAAAAGCATTACCCCTCGTTGAACAAATGACAGCAGTCACAAAGCTTTTCATGGAAGGTTTCAGTGCGCGCAAACGTGAAAAAGGCGTGCTAGATTTCAATGATCTGGAACACTTGGCGTTGCAAATATTGACGAAACAAACAGAGGAAGAGTGGCTACCAAGCGAAGCATCGGATTATTATCGCAGAAAGTTTAAAGAAGTCATGGTCGACGAATACCAAGACGTCAATCAATTGCAAGAAGAATTGCTCTATTGGGTCAGAGAGCCAGATGAGGAGAGAGGCAATCTCTTTATGGTGGGAGATGTCAAACAGTCGATCTACTCCTTCCGTTTAGCAGATCCAACTCTATTTATCAATAAATATGAGAAATTCTCGGAAGAAAATGGGGGACGACGAATCGTCTTAGCTGAAAATTTCCGTTCAAGGCAGGAAGTCTTAGCGTTTACCAACTTGATTTTTGAACAGTTGATGGACCCAACCGTCGGACAAATCGCCTATGATGAAGCGGCTCGGCTGGTTCTAGGTTTTTCTGGATTCCCAGAAAATAAACGATTTGCACCAGAAGTCTTGATCTATGAAAAGGAACAAGAAACGACAGAAATCGAGTTGCCGATAGACGATATGTTGGAAGACAAAACAGAAGGTGAACTCTTGATGACTGGCTTGAAGATCCGTGAATTGATCGATTCAAAATTCATGATCTACGACAAAAAAAGTCAAGAAGAGCGCCCAATCGAATTCAAAGATATCGTGTTATTGACACCAACGAAGAAAAATAATTTGACGATTTTAGAAGTATTCAAAACGTTTGATATTCCGTTGGAACTCAATGATGCCCAAAATTATTTCCAAGCGACAGAAATCAGGATCATGATTTCATTGCTCCAATTGATCGACAATCCTTATCAGGATATCCCATTAGCTTCAGTGTTACGTTCACCAGTCGTGGGCTTGATCGAACCAGAGTTAGCACGTATCCGATTAGCCGATAAGGCACATACTTACTATGATGCAGTCTTAGCTTATCAAAATAATAACCAAGATGAATTAGCGGCTAAATTGCTTCATTTCAATGAGCAATTGGAACAATGGCGAGAGTTAGCGCGGCGTTCTTCGATCACGGACTTATTATGGGAAATCTATTACCAAACAGGGTATTTAGAATATGTCGTTGGGTTGCCAGCTGGTGCACAACGACAAGCGAATCTGTATGCGTTAGTGGATCGTGCCAAAGCTTATGAGCAAAGCTCGTTTCGCGGTCTCTATCAGTTTGTACGATTTATTGAGAAAATGCAGGAGAAAGACAAAGACTTGGCGGAACCAGTGATTGCTTCTAGTGACAATGCCGTTCGCGTCATGACCATCCATGCAAGTAAAGGATTAGAGTTTCCTATCGTTTTCTTATTAGATATGACGAAGCAATTCAATCTACAAGACTTGAAAAACCGTTATGCCTTTGAAGAAAAACTAGGTGCGGGCGTGCGCTACATGGAGCCAGACACGCGGGTCTTGTTTGACACCTTACCTTATCAAGCCATCAAATTGGCTAAGCAGAAAAAATTGCTTTCTGAAGAAATGCGTAAATTATACGTTGGATTGACACGTGCCGAGCAAAAACTGTTTATTGTCGGTTCGTACAAAAGTAAAGAAGACACGTTCAAAGCGTGGTCAGAGGCAAGTGAACAAACGGATGTAGTGTTAGACCCTGTGATTCGCCTAAAAAGTTCGAGTAGCTTGATGAATTGGATCGGTTACAGCTTGATCCGTCATCCTAAAATGACCGAATATTTTCCAGAAGCCACGCCTTTGCCACAACTGAAACATTCACCGGGAGACTTTACGATCACCTGGATGGATCAACAAGTGATTTTAGCACAACGCCAAGCATTGACAGTCAAAGAAGAGCAAGCAGAGGAACAAAAAGGAGATCAAACACCATTAACCGCTGAACTACAAGCTCGTTTAGCTTTCACTTATCCTTATGAAGCCTCTTCGCAAACAACAAGTTATCAATCGGTTTCTGAGATCAAACGGCTGTTTGAAGATCCAGATGATTCTCCAGAGGCACGTTTGACTTGGGAAAGCAGTGATAAAAAAGCCTTTGCCCAGCCTTTCAGGTATACACAAGACCAATTAGCTGAACCACGCTTTGTACAAAAAGAGCGTAAAGTTTCTGCCACAGCTATTGGGACAGCGACACATTTCCTATTACAAGTGCTGCCGCTAGAAAATGTGACGAAACAAAGCATCGAAAACGAATTGACAACCCTCGTCAAAAAACGTTTAGTCGATGAACAAGTAGCGAAACGTGTGCCGATTGATTCGATCTTATGGTTTTATGAATCTACCCTTGGCCGATCACTGATCGAACATCCAGAAAAAGTGAAACGCGAACAACCATTTTCAATGCTTCTACAAGCAGAAAAGGTATTCGATCACTACCCGAATGAAGACGATGAATTATTGATCCATGGGATCGTCGATGGATAC from Enterococcus mundtii includes the following:
- the addA gene encoding helicase-exonuclease AddAB subunit AddA, producing MTSIPLKPENERFTDEQWQAIFDQGDNLLVSASAGSGKTTVLVRRVIEKLKMGVNIDELLIVTFTEAAAREMKERIQVALQEAVNSESDPVWQKHFTKQLVLLPTANISTLHAFCLTVIRKYYYLIDIDPVFRMLTDETETILMKEDVWDEIREQLYAENREGFFQLTMNFSNDRSDDGLTNLVFSLYDFARANPDPLAWLDRLPEAYRLEEGLAASALYQEQIRPLVLADLLHCTQLYEEMVVLAQEEGLEKMFDQVSQEQASIQQIYERFLGDELDEAYQALENLTFSTFKSSRKAELKERSAEVKNLRDRAKKILQQIGKSYFPVSPAQIEELSQKALPLVEQMTAVTKLFMEGFSARKREKGVLDFNDLEHLALQILTKQTEEEWLPSEASDYYRRKFKEVMVDEYQDVNQLQEELLYWVREPDEERGNLFMVGDVKQSIYSFRLADPTLFINKYEKFSEENGGRRIVLAENFRSRQEVLAFTNLIFEQLMDPTVGQIAYDEAARLVLGFSGFPENKRFAPEVLIYEKEQETTEIELPIDDMLEDKTEGELLMTGLKIRELIDSKFMIYDKKSQEERPIEFKDIVLLTPTKKNNLTILEVFKTFDIPLELNDAQNYFQATEIRIMISLLQLIDNPYQDIPLASVLRSPVVGLIEPELARIRLADKAHTYYDAVLAYQNNNQDELAAKLLHFNEQLEQWRELARRSSITDLLWEIYYQTGYLEYVVGLPAGAQRQANLYALVDRAKAYEQSSFRGLYQFVRFIEKMQEKDKDLAEPVIASSDNAVRVMTIHASKGLEFPIVFLLDMTKQFNLQDLKNRYAFEEKLGAGVRYMEPDTRVLFDTLPYQAIKLAKQKKLLSEEMRKLYVGLTRAEQKLFIVGSYKSKEDTFKAWSEASEQTDVVLDPVIRLKSSSSLMNWIGYSLIRHPKMTEYFPEATPLPQLKHSPGDFTITWMDQQVILAQRQALTVKEEQAEEQKGDQTPLTAELQARLAFTYPYEASSQTTSYQSVSEIKRLFEDPDDSPEARLTWESSDKKAFAQPFRYTQDQLAEPRFVQKERKVSATAIGTATHFLLQVLPLENVTKQSIENELTTLVKKRLVDEQVAKRVPIDSILWFYESTLGRSLIEHPEKVKREQPFSMLLQAEKVFDHYPNEDDELLIHGIVDGYLDFGEYVQLYDFKTDFILHPENPEEITKVISKYRGQLNLYQRALSEALNKPVQDVFLVLLQAKKIINLNKE